The window TTTTTGGCCAAAGTCTAAATATTGTGTCTATTTTATGTAAGTAATTGTCAAAAAcgttatttaaattgtaaaatatgatatttttagtGGCGTTTTCTATCTACATAAAGTACCTACAAGTGAGGGAAATTTATACAAAACACCATATAGATGAAAAGTGCCATTTGAATAAAGTGGCATTGATAGTCGGTGAGCTAGCCACCAGTGGACTAATGGTGGTGGCCAATTTTCAGGAAACAAATGCTTTCCTGGTGCATTGGATTGGggcaatattttgcttttttggtggcagcatttatttatgtatacaggtttaaatttgtttatttctttgatttacatttgtacatattttttattattttagagccttatatatattaaaatttcccCTGTTATTGGGCAAAGAAAACTAACCTTGGTTAGAATTGTACTGTCAATAGTTTCACTAGTGGCATTTCTGGTTTTTCAAATTACTGCATTTTTGGCATATGGACAATTTACTGGTAAAGACAATGTGATTCCTtagtgt is drawn from Anthonomus grandis grandis chromosome 1, icAntGran1.3, whole genome shotgun sequence and contains these coding sequences:
- the LOC126738481 gene encoding DNA damage-regulated autophagy modulator protein 2-like translates to MGKCIEYLPLTTVALVGITTAITFYLSYGYYQHVTYLLPYISDTGTFPPESCIFGQSLNIVSILLAFSIYIKYLQVREIYTKHHIDEKCHLNKVALIVGELATSGLMVVANFQETNAFLVHWIGAIFCFFGGSIYLCIQSLIYIKISPVIGQRKLTLVRIVLSIVSLVAFLVFQITAFLAYGQFTGNDITKWHEEDGGFKLHQISTISEWIVAFCIMTYISLFKEEFQNIVVQPLSIEFKEN